In a genomic window of Salvelinus fontinalis isolate EN_2023a chromosome 7, ASM2944872v1, whole genome shotgun sequence:
- the LOC129859778 gene encoding serine/threonine-protein phosphatase 2A regulatory subunit B'' subunit alpha-like isoform X2, which translates to MFIKESKETLRGDPDLRCELAFLSRGCDFVLPSRFKKRIKTFQQLQAQVQSNKQDKNPGTPPPAPLSPTPFVPPPHRSPSPPPTPVVLTPPPPPPPPPPALNIPRFYYPRGLPGATKVNHDAAISAIEKAFTEFEEEKADIYEMGKIAKACGCPLYWKAAMFNGAGGERTGFVSVHSFIATWRKLLHSCYDDSSKFIYLLAKPGCTYLDQEDFIPLLQDIVDTHPGLTFLKDAPEFHSRYITTVIQRIFYVVNRSWTGRITMTELRRSNFLQTLALLEEEDDINQITDYFSYEHFYVIYCKFWELDTDHDLYIDPKDLARYNDHASSSRIIERLFSGAVTRGSSVQREGRMSYAEFSWFLISEEDKKNPTSIEYWFRCMDTDGDGVLSMFELEYFYEEQCSRMEGMGIEPLPFTDLLCQMLDLVKPESQGKITLSDLKRCRMAHIFFDTFFNLEKYLDHEQRDPFALQKDIDNECPEPSDWDKYASEEYEILVAEETANEQLQEGTFDDDYEEAELPVQGEMVGNKMDKLLISDLSA; encoded by the exons ATGTTTATCAAGGAGTCTAAAGAGACACTGCGGGGGGACCCTGATCTAAGATGTGAGCTAGCCTTCCTCTCCCGGGGCTGTGACTTCGTACTGCCCTCGCGCTTCAAGAAGAGAATCAAGACGTTCCAGCAACTGCAGGCGCAG GTCCAGTCCAACAAGCAAGATAAGAATCCTGGCacccctcctccagcccctctctcccccacccccttcGTTCCTCCCCCCCaccgctccccctctcctccccccactcCAGTcgtcctcacccctcctcctccacctccccctcctccccctgcccTCAACATTCCCCGCTTCTACTACCCTCGAGGGTTACCGGGGGCAACAAAAGTTAACCACGATGCGGCCATCAGTGCCATAGAAAAAGCCTTCACAGAGTTTGAGGAGGAGAAGGCTGATATTTACGAGATGGGCAAGATCGCTaag GCATGCGGCTGTCCTCTGTACTGGAAGGCAGCCATGTTTAACGGagcgggaggagagaggaccGGCTTCGTCTCTGTTCACTCCTTCATTGCTACCTGGAGAAA gttGTTACATAGTTGCTATGACGATTCGTCTAAGTTTATCTACCTCCTAGCGAAGCCTGGCTGTACCTACCTGGACCAGGAGGACTTCATACCTTTATTAcag gaCATAGTGGACACCCACCCGGGACTGACGTTCTTGAAGGATGCCCCAGAATTTCATTCCCGTTACATCACCACC GTGATTCAGCGGATATTCTATGTGGTCAACCGCTCATGGACGGGTCGCATCACCATGACGGAACTACGCAGGAGCAACTTCCTGCAG accctgGCACTGTTGGAAGAGGAGGATGATATCAACCAGATAACAGATTATTTCTCTTATGAGCATTTCTATGTGATTTACTGTAAGTTCTGGGAGTTGGACACGGACCACGACCTTTACATTGACCCTAAGGACCTGGCTCGTTACAACGACCACG CATCCTCAAGCAGAATCATTGAGAGGTTGTTCTCAGGAGCTGTTACACG gggtagCTCAGtgcagagagaagggaggatgaGTTATGCAGAGTTCAGCTGGTTCCTCATCTCAGAGGAAGACAAGAAAAACCCTACAAG tATAGAGTACTGGTTCAGGTGTATGGACACAGATGGGGACGGTGTGTTGTCTATGTTTGAGTTGGAGTACTTCTATGAGGAGcagtgtagtaggatggaggggaTGGGCATTGAACCCCTACCCTTCACAGACCTGCTCTGTCAGATGCTAGACCTTGTCAAACCTGAAAGCCAAG gtaagATAACCCTGTCTGATCTGAAGAGGTGTAGGATGGCTCATATATTCTTCGACACGTTCTTCAACCTGGAGAAATACCTGGACCACGAGCAGAGAGACCCCTTCGCTTTGCAGAAG gaCATAGACAACGAGTGTCCAGAGCCTTCAGACTGGGATAAATACGCTTCAGAGGAATATGAGATCCTGGTGGCGGAGGAGACGGCTAACGAACAGCTGCAGGaggg GACGTTTGATGATGACTATGAGGAGGCGGAGCTTCCTGTTCAAGGAGAGATGGTTGGGAATAAGATGGATAAGCTGCTCATATCAGATCTGTCAGCATGA